One genomic segment of Diceros bicornis minor isolate mBicDic1 chromosome 25, mDicBic1.mat.cur, whole genome shotgun sequence includes these proteins:
- the MIEF1 gene encoding mitochondrial dynamics protein MIEF1 isoform X1: MAGAGERKGKKDDNGIGTAIDFVLSNARLVLGVGGAAMLGIATLAVKRMYDRAISAPTSPTRLSCAGKRSWEEPNWMGSPRVLSKDMRTGLSRSLQTLPTDSSALDADTFCPPRPKPLARKGQVDLKKSRLRMSLQEKLLTYYRNRAAIPAGEQARAKQAAVDICAELRSFLRAKLPDMPLRDMYLSGSLYDDLQVVTADHIQLIVPLVLEQNLWSCIPGEDTIMNVPGFFLLRRENPEYFPRGSSYWDRCVVGGYLSPKTVADTFEKVVAGSINWPAIGSLLDYVIRPAPPPEALTLEVQYECDKHLVIDFLPSVTLGDTVLVARPHRLAQYDNLWRLSLRPAETARLRALDQADSGCRSLCLKILKAICKSTPALGHLTASQLTNVILHLAQEEADWSPDMLADRFLQALRGLISYLEAGVLPSVLNPKVNLFAELTPEEIDELGYTLYCSLSEPEVLLQT; encoded by the exons ATGGCAGGCGCTGGTGAGCGCAAAGGCAAGAAGGATGACAATGGCATCGGCACGGCCATTGATTTCGTGCTCTCCAACGCCCGgctggtgctgggggtggggggagcggcCATGCTGGGCATCGCCACGCTGGCCGTTAAGCGG ATGTATGACAGGGCAATCAGTGCCCCGACCAGCCCTACCCGCCTGAGCTGTGCagggaagaggagctgggaaGAGCCAAACTGGATGGGCTCCCCCCGGGTGCTGAGCAAGGACATGAGGACAGGCCTGAGCCGGTCCCTGCAGACCCTTCCCACAGACTCCTCGGCCTTGGACGCAG ATACATTCTGCCCACCCCGACCCAAGCCATTGGCCAGGAAGGGCCAGGTAGACTTGAAGAAGTCACGACTCCGCATGTCCCTGCAGGAGAAACTTCTTACTTACTACCGGAACCGGGCAGCCATCCCTGCTGGCGAGCAGGCTCGGGCCAAGCAAGCTGCTGTGGACATATGTGCCGAACTCCGGAGCTTCCTGCGGGCCAAGTTGCCTGACATGCCACTTCGGGACATGTACCTGAGTGGCAGCCTCTACGATGACCTGCAG GTGGTGACAGCTGACCACATCCAGCTCATCGTGCCCCTAGTGCTGGAGCAGAACCTGTGGTCGTGTATCCCTGGCGAGGACACCATCATGAATGTCCCTGGCTTCTTCCTGCTTCGTCGTGAGAACCCGGAGTACTTTCCTCGTGGCAGCAGTTACTGGGACCGTTGTGTAGTGGGGGGCTACCTCTCCCCAAAGACAGTGGCAGACACGTTTGAGAAGGTAGTGGCTGGCTCCATCAACTGGCCGGCCATAGGGTCCCTCTTGGACTATGTGATCCGACCAGCACCACCCCCAGAGGCCCTGACGCTGGAAGTGCAGTATGAGTGTGACAAGCATCTCGTCATTGACTTCCTGCCATCAGTGACCCTTGGTGACACTGTCTTGGTGGCCAGACCACACCGGCTAGCCCAGTATGACAACCTGTGGCGGCTGAGCCTGCGTCCTGCTGAGACAGCACGCTTGCGGGCTTTGGACCAGGCCGACTCAGGCTGCCGATCTCTGTGCCTCAAGATCCTGAAGGCCATATGCAAGTCCACTCCAGCGCTGGGCCACCTCACTGCCAGCCAGCTCACCAACGTCATCCTCCACTTGGCTCAGGAGGAGGCTGACTGGTCTCCAGATATGCTGGCCGACCGATTCCTGCAGGCCTTGAGGGGACTCATCAGCTACTTAGAGGCCGGAGTCCTGCCCAGCGTCTTGAACCCCAAGGTGAACTTATttgcagagctcacccctgaaGAAATAGACGAATTGGGATACACTCTCTATTGCTCATTGTCTGAGCCGGAGGTGCTGCTGCAGACGTAG
- the MIEF1 gene encoding mitochondrial dynamics protein MIEF1 isoform X2, whose amino-acid sequence MYDRAISAPTSPTRLSCAGKRSWEEPNWMGSPRVLSKDMRTGLSRSLQTLPTDSSALDADTFCPPRPKPLARKGQVDLKKSRLRMSLQEKLLTYYRNRAAIPAGEQARAKQAAVDICAELRSFLRAKLPDMPLRDMYLSGSLYDDLQVVTADHIQLIVPLVLEQNLWSCIPGEDTIMNVPGFFLLRRENPEYFPRGSSYWDRCVVGGYLSPKTVADTFEKVVAGSINWPAIGSLLDYVIRPAPPPEALTLEVQYECDKHLVIDFLPSVTLGDTVLVARPHRLAQYDNLWRLSLRPAETARLRALDQADSGCRSLCLKILKAICKSTPALGHLTASQLTNVILHLAQEEADWSPDMLADRFLQALRGLISYLEAGVLPSVLNPKVNLFAELTPEEIDELGYTLYCSLSEPEVLLQT is encoded by the exons ATGTATGACAGGGCAATCAGTGCCCCGACCAGCCCTACCCGCCTGAGCTGTGCagggaagaggagctgggaaGAGCCAAACTGGATGGGCTCCCCCCGGGTGCTGAGCAAGGACATGAGGACAGGCCTGAGCCGGTCCCTGCAGACCCTTCCCACAGACTCCTCGGCCTTGGACGCAG ATACATTCTGCCCACCCCGACCCAAGCCATTGGCCAGGAAGGGCCAGGTAGACTTGAAGAAGTCACGACTCCGCATGTCCCTGCAGGAGAAACTTCTTACTTACTACCGGAACCGGGCAGCCATCCCTGCTGGCGAGCAGGCTCGGGCCAAGCAAGCTGCTGTGGACATATGTGCCGAACTCCGGAGCTTCCTGCGGGCCAAGTTGCCTGACATGCCACTTCGGGACATGTACCTGAGTGGCAGCCTCTACGATGACCTGCAG GTGGTGACAGCTGACCACATCCAGCTCATCGTGCCCCTAGTGCTGGAGCAGAACCTGTGGTCGTGTATCCCTGGCGAGGACACCATCATGAATGTCCCTGGCTTCTTCCTGCTTCGTCGTGAGAACCCGGAGTACTTTCCTCGTGGCAGCAGTTACTGGGACCGTTGTGTAGTGGGGGGCTACCTCTCCCCAAAGACAGTGGCAGACACGTTTGAGAAGGTAGTGGCTGGCTCCATCAACTGGCCGGCCATAGGGTCCCTCTTGGACTATGTGATCCGACCAGCACCACCCCCAGAGGCCCTGACGCTGGAAGTGCAGTATGAGTGTGACAAGCATCTCGTCATTGACTTCCTGCCATCAGTGACCCTTGGTGACACTGTCTTGGTGGCCAGACCACACCGGCTAGCCCAGTATGACAACCTGTGGCGGCTGAGCCTGCGTCCTGCTGAGACAGCACGCTTGCGGGCTTTGGACCAGGCCGACTCAGGCTGCCGATCTCTGTGCCTCAAGATCCTGAAGGCCATATGCAAGTCCACTCCAGCGCTGGGCCACCTCACTGCCAGCCAGCTCACCAACGTCATCCTCCACTTGGCTCAGGAGGAGGCTGACTGGTCTCCAGATATGCTGGCCGACCGATTCCTGCAGGCCTTGAGGGGACTCATCAGCTACTTAGAGGCCGGAGTCCTGCCCAGCGTCTTGAACCCCAAGGTGAACTTATttgcagagctcacccctgaaGAAATAGACGAATTGGGATACACTCTCTATTGCTCATTGTCTGAGCCGGAGGTGCTGCTGCAGACGTAG
- the LOC131421613 gene encoding mitochondrial ribosome and complex I assembly factor AltMIEF1 translates to MAPWSREAVLSLYRALLRQGRELRYTDRDFYLASIRREFRKNQKLEDPEARERQLEKGLVFLHSKLGGLI, encoded by the coding sequence ATGGCCCCATGGAGCCGAGAGGCGGTGCTGAGCCTCTACCGGGCTCTGCTGCGCCAGGGCCGAGAGCTTCGCTACACTGATCGAGACTTCTACCTTGCCTCCATCCGCCGTGAGTTCAGGAAAAATCAGAAGCTAGAGGATCCTGAGGCCCGGGAGAGGCAGCTGGAAAAAGGCCTGGTCTTCCTCCACAGCAAACTGGGGGGGCTTATTTAG
- the MGAT3 gene encoding beta-1,4-mannosyl-glycoprotein 4-beta-N-acetylglucosaminyltransferase, with protein sequence MKMRRYKLFLMFCMAGLCLISFLHFFKTLSYVTFPRELASLSPNLVSSFFWNNAPVTPQASPEPGSLDLLRTPLYSHSPLLQPLSPSRATEELHRTDFVLPEDTTEYFVRTRAGGVCFKPGTKMLEKPPSGRPEEKAEGGGGSSARGPARHLLSARERAGGRGGARRKWVECVCLPGWHGPSCGVPTVVQHSNLPTKERLVPREVPRRVINAINVNHEFDLLDVRFHELGDVVDAFVVCESNFTAYGEPRPLKFREMLTNGTFEYIRHKVLYVFLDHFPPGGRQDGWIADDYLRTFLTQDGVSRLRNLRPDDVFIIDDADEIPARDGVLFLKLYDGWTEPFAFHMRKSLYGFFWKQPGTLEVVSGCTVDMLQTVYGLDGIRLRRRQYYTMPNFRQYENRTGHILVQWSLGSPLHFAGWHCSWCFTPEGIYFKLVSAQNGDFPRWGDYEDKRDLNYIRSLIRTGGWFDGTRQEYPPADPSEHMYAPKYLLKNYHQFRYLLDNPYQEPKGVGEGGQRHKGPEGRPPARGKLDTVEG encoded by the coding sequence ATGAAGATGAGACGCTATAAGCTCTTTCTCATGTTCTGTATGGCCGGCCTGTGCCTCATCTCCTTCCTGCACTTCTTTAAGACCCTGTCCTATGTCACCTTCCCCCGAGAACTGGCCTCCCTCAGCCCTAACCTGGTGTCCAGCTTTTTCTGGAACAATGCCCCCGTCACGCCCCAGGCCAGCCCGGAGCCGGGTAGCCTGGACCTGCTGCGGACCCCGCTCTATTCCCACTCGCCCCTGCTCCAGCCGCTCTCGCCGAGCAGGGCCACCGAGGAGCTGCACCGGACGGACTTCGTGCTGCCCGAGGACACCACTGAGTATTTCGTGCGCACCAGAGCCGGCGGCGTCTGTTTCAAGCCAGGTACCAAGATGCTGGAGAAGCCCCCGTCGGGGCGGCCGGAGGAGAAGGCGGAGGGCGGCGGCGGCTCCTCGGCGCGGGGCCCGGCGCGGCACCTGCTGAGCGCGCGGGAGCGCGCGGGGGGCCGCGGGGGCGCGCGGCGCAAGTGGGTGGAGTGCGTGTGCCTGCCGGGCTGGCACGGGCCGAGCTGCGGCGTGCCCACCGTGGTCCAGCACTCCAACCTGCCCACCAAGGAGCGCCTGGTGCCCCGGGAGGTGCCGCGCCGCGTCATCAACGCCATCAACGTCAACCACGAGTTCGACCTGCTGGACGTGCGCTTCCACGAGCTGGGCGACGTGGTGGACGCCTTCGTGGTGTGCGAGTCCAACTTCACGGCCTACGGCGAGCCGCGGCCGCTCAAGTTCCGCGAGATGCTGACCAACGGCACCTTCGAGTACATCCGGCACAAGGTGCTCTACGTCTTCCTGGACCACTTCCCGCCGGGCGGGCGGCAGGACGGCTGGATCGCCGACGACTACCTGCGCACCTTCCTGACGCAGGACGGCGTGTCGCGGCTGCGCAACCTGCGGCCCGACGACGTCTTCATCATCGACGACGCCGACGAGATCCCCGCGCGCGACGGCGTGCTCTTCCTCAAGCTCTACGACGGCTGGACCGAGCCCTTCGCCTTCCACATGCGCAAGTCGCTCTACGGCTTCTTCTGGAAGCAGCCGGGCACCCTGGAGGTGGTGTCGGGCTGCACGGTGGACATGCTGCAGACGGTGTACGGGCTGGACGGCATCCGCCTGCGGCGCCGCCAGTACTACACGATGCCCAACTTCCGCCAGTACGAGAACCGCACCGGCCACATCCTCGTGCAGTGGTCCCTGGGCAGCCCCCTGCACTTCGCCGGCTGGCACTGCTCCTGGTGCTTCACCCCCGAGGGCATCTACTTCAAGCTCGTGTCGGCCCAGAACGGCGACTTCCCGCGCTGGGGGGACTACGAGGACAAGCGGGACCTCAACTACATCCGCAGCCTGATCCGCACCGGGGGCTGGTTTGACGGCACGCGGCAGGAGTACCCCCCCGCCGACCCCAGCGAGCACATGTACGCCCCCAAGTACCTGCTCAAGAACTACCACCAGTTCCGCTACCTGCTGGACAACCCCTACCAGGAGCCCAAGGGTGTGGGGGAGGGTGGGCAGCGGCACAAGGGTCCCGAGGGAAGGCCGCCTGCCAGGGGCAAATTGGACACGGTTGAAGGCTAA